The DNA window TCCCGAACGGACAAGATTGTGAGATCGGGCCGCGGGGGGAACGAGCATGGATGCCACCGAAAGAGCCGCGCGCATCGTTCGAACGGTAATCGAGGCCCTGAAGCCGGGCTTTGCCGTCCGCCTGTGGACCGGAGAACGGATCGGTCCCGCCGAGGGACCGGTGCTTGCCATCAACGATCAGGACATTGTCTGGCAGTTGGCCCGCCGGCCCAATTTCTCGACGCTGCTGGAGATGTGGATTTCCCGGACGATCGACGTCGAGGACGGCTCGCTGTTCGATCTCTACGCCTTGCCTTCGAAGGGAAAGCTGAGGTTGAAGGCATTGCCGAAGCTGGCGATCCTGCGCGACCTGCCCGCGGTCCTGTTCTCGCGACGGCAAATGACGAAACGGGCCGACCTGACCGGCCGCAATCCCTTCGTCAGCGGTTCCAACAAGCAGGCGATCGAACACCACTACGATATTTCGAACGCATTCTACCGGCTCTTCCTCGACGAGCGCATGGTCTACACCTGCGCCTATTTCACCGATTTCGCCAATGGGATCGATCAGGCACAGAAGGACAAGCTCGACCATATCTGCCGCAAGCTCCGGCTGAAGCCGGGCGACCGTCTGCTCGACATCGGATGCGGCTGGGGGGCGATGCTGATCCATGCCGCGAAGCACTATGGCGCCATCGGCCATGGTGTCTCGCTGTCCGAGGAACAGACCCGGCTGGCGCGCGAACGCATCCGCGCAGAAGGGCTGGAGGACAAGATCACCATCGACATCAAGTCCTATACCGAACTCGACGGCAGCTATGACAAGATATCGTCGATCGGCATGTTCGAGGCCGTCGGTCTCGCCAACCACGCAACTTACTTCTCGACCGTCCATCGGCTGTTGAAGCCGGGCGGCATCTACCTGCACCACGCCATCACACGCCGCGGCAAGGGCGGAACGCGGAAGACGCTGCGCAAGGGCGCGGAATACAAGGCGCTGATCAAATACATTTTCCCGGGCGGCGAGGTCGACACGATCGGCATGACAACAGGCAATCTCGAGGCGCACGGCTTTCTCGTCGCCGATGTCGAGAATCTGCGTGAGCACTATGCCCGCACCTGCAGGCTGTGGGCCGAGCGCCTGCATGCCCGTTTCGACGAAGCGATCGCCGAGGTCGGCGAGCCCAAGGCGCGGCTATGGCTGCTTTACCTGACCGGCTGTTCGATCACCTTCGATCGCGGCTCGGCGCAGATATTCCAGACCGTCGCCACCAAGCGCGCGCGGGGGCCGAGCGGCCTGCCGCCGACGCGGGCGGATCTGTATCGGTAGCTACAGGAAGCGCATCGCGTCGCCGACCTTGATGCCGGCCGGCCGATCCACCGTGCAGTAGACGCCGAGATTGTGGGCGTTGTGGCGAACCAGGTTGCGAAGGATCGCCGGATCGTTGTCGAAGCCGTCCTGGGCGATGATGGTGAAGCCGCAGCGGCGGCATGGTTCGGAAATCGTCAGGAGCAGGTCGCCGATCGC is part of the Mesorhizobium loti genome and encodes:
- a CDS encoding SAM-dependent methyltransferase, whose amino-acid sequence is MDATERAARIVRTVIEALKPGFAVRLWTGERIGPAEGPVLAINDQDIVWQLARRPNFSTLLEMWISRTIDVEDGSLFDLYALPSKGKLRLKALPKLAILRDLPAVLFSRRQMTKRADLTGRNPFVSGSNKQAIEHHYDISNAFYRLFLDERMVYTCAYFTDFANGIDQAQKDKLDHICRKLRLKPGDRLLDIGCGWGAMLIHAAKHYGAIGHGVSLSEEQTRLARERIRAEGLEDKITIDIKSYTELDGSYDKISSIGMFEAVGLANHATYFSTVHRLLKPGGIYLHHAITRRGKGGTRKTLRKGAEYKALIKYIFPGGEVDTIGMTTGNLEAHGFLVADVENLREHYARTCRLWAERLHARFDEAIAEVGEPKARLWLLYLTGCSITFDRGSAQIFQTVATKRARGPSGLPPTRADLYR